The proteins below are encoded in one region of Rhodothermales bacterium:
- a CDS encoding BamA/TamA family outer membrane protein yields MLRNLFASIPQQAAIRLVMLTALACVVALPAEAQYFRYGKNKVHSEDRTWFYLQSRHFTVYWHDGNEDLADFTIRAAEDAYVQVSRLFDFRPTRTIPIILYEDHGEFAVTNAVDLPTYTDGIGGVTELFKNRIALPFTGDMRDFRRVLHHEIVHAMLNEYFYDGTIQTLISGGPTVRLPLWFNEGLAEYAALGWDTQSDMFVREAVLSGHLADIRRLSGYFAYRGGQGVWDYVAEQYGQEKIAEILRRVKTLRNVDQAFERSIGMNLDELSARWHRALREIHFPEVTARESMADLGRALITREHGFYNVSPALSPLGDRMVYITTTQGLFDIYLTNTGGEAEPVRLIAGQTSRDFEALPVLTPGLSWAPDARRVAAAVRRGSVESVAILDVRTGQRRHIDVPAVQQILSLDWSPDGSRLALSASTGQQSDIFVLDLATETLSAVTDDVFSDHEPTWQPDSRGLVFHSDRGEPAFDRFNLFLIDLDSTDRIRRLTDHPTWDSWSARFGASVHELYYLSDANGIPNIHIMDLETGRSRPVTDLDVGVMQLAVSGDGRTLAAVALREGVPSIHIVRDLAPRRLAAPRPNVWAQRVEPPAPPVPGAPVINDSAQMSPALALANETARTQNPFLRDILDGRPYVRGRDRVALLAGGALLPEEAPRTPPPPPDSLFGGVTVDFETLRNHGRIPPSADVQALGEPAADGAHVDSTGRYVPRRYKLRFTPDIVYGAAGYDPLYGVQGVTQMMFSDMLGDHRFMVATNLLLDLRNSDYLISYDYLPRRLDWSTSLFHVSRLLADFERTNPTYYRYRQYGARLAVRFPFDKFHRLDAEVGVVGVSQADITDVARPTRSRTLLIPRITFTRDNAVPGFLYPVGGSRFAMALSGSPVALSSDRIRFGTVLMDARTYLSAAGNRLVWAFRVSGAASFGPHPQVFYTSGVQNWINRDFDDVNGFPISDVSDFVFATPMSPLRGFDINAANGSYFALANAEFRFPLAGDVVLFPRIEGLVFVDAGSVWGGRTTTAALDDILAGTGFGVRTLFLGWPVRLDFAWPFDGTEFGDRRTYISVGLDF; encoded by the coding sequence ATGCTCCGCAACCTCTTTGCTTCCATCCCGCAGCAGGCCGCCATCCGTCTCGTGATGTTGACGGCCCTCGCGTGCGTGGTGGCGCTGCCGGCGGAAGCGCAGTATTTCCGGTACGGCAAGAACAAGGTGCACAGTGAGGACCGGACGTGGTTCTACCTGCAGAGCCGGCACTTCACGGTGTACTGGCACGACGGCAACGAGGACCTGGCCGATTTCACCATCCGGGCCGCCGAGGACGCCTATGTCCAGGTCTCCCGCCTCTTCGATTTCCGTCCGACGCGGACCATTCCCATCATCCTGTACGAGGACCACGGGGAGTTCGCCGTCACGAATGCCGTGGACCTGCCCACGTACACGGACGGCATTGGCGGCGTCACGGAACTCTTCAAGAACCGGATAGCCCTTCCCTTCACCGGCGACATGCGGGATTTCCGGCGGGTGCTGCACCACGAAATCGTGCACGCCATGCTGAACGAGTATTTCTACGACGGGACCATCCAGACGTTGATTTCGGGCGGGCCGACCGTCCGCCTTCCACTCTGGTTCAACGAAGGTCTGGCTGAATATGCCGCCCTCGGTTGGGATACCCAGTCGGACATGTTCGTCCGGGAAGCGGTGCTGTCCGGGCACCTCGCGGACATCCGCAGGCTGTCCGGGTACTTTGCCTACCGGGGTGGCCAGGGCGTCTGGGACTATGTGGCGGAGCAGTACGGCCAGGAGAAGATTGCCGAGATCCTGCGCCGCGTAAAGACACTGCGCAACGTGGACCAGGCCTTCGAGCGCTCCATCGGCATGAATCTCGATGAGCTCAGCGCACGCTGGCACCGGGCCCTCCGGGAAATCCATTTCCCTGAAGTCACGGCGCGCGAAAGCATGGCCGATCTCGGCCGCGCCCTCATCACGCGGGAGCACGGGTTCTACAATGTCAGTCCCGCACTGTCCCCGCTGGGCGACCGGATGGTCTACATCACCACCACGCAGGGACTGTTCGACATCTACCTGACGAACACCGGCGGCGAGGCCGAGCCCGTGCGACTGATTGCCGGACAGACGTCCCGGGACTTCGAGGCGCTGCCCGTACTCACGCCCGGATTGTCGTGGGCGCCCGATGCGCGGCGCGTGGCCGCCGCCGTACGCCGCGGCAGCGTCGAGAGCGTGGCCATCCTGGATGTGCGCACCGGCCAGCGCCGACACATCGACGTCCCGGCCGTGCAGCAAATCCTGAGCCTGGACTGGAGCCCGGACGGATCCCGCCTGGCCCTCAGCGCCAGTACCGGGCAGCAGAGTGACATTTTCGTGCTGGACCTGGCCACGGAAACCCTGTCGGCCGTCACCGACGACGTGTTCAGCGACCACGAACCGACGTGGCAGCCGGACAGCCGGGGCCTCGTGTTCCATTCAGACCGGGGAGAGCCCGCGTTCGACCGGTTCAACCTTTTCCTGATCGACCTCGACTCGACGGATCGCATCCGCCGGCTCACCGATCATCCGACCTGGGACAGTTGGAGCGCGCGGTTCGGCGCATCCGTCCACGAACTGTACTACCTGTCGGATGCGAACGGCATCCCCAACATCCACATCATGGACCTCGAAACCGGCCGGTCGCGGCCCGTCACGGACCTGGACGTGGGCGTCATGCAACTCGCCGTATCCGGGGATGGTCGTACGCTGGCCGCGGTAGCGCTGCGCGAGGGCGTGCCGTCCATCCATATCGTGCGGGACCTCGCGCCCCGACGCCTGGCCGCCCCCCGGCCGAATGTATGGGCGCAGCGGGTGGAGCCGCCGGCTCCACCCGTACCGGGAGCGCCTGTAATAAACGATTCCGCCCAGATGTCCCCGGCCCTTGCCCTCGCCAACGAGACCGCCCGCACCCAGAATCCATTCCTTCGGGATATCCTGGACGGGCGGCCGTACGTGCGCGGACGGGACCGGGTGGCCCTGCTCGCGGGAGGGGCGCTCCTGCCCGAAGAGGCACCCCGTACGCCGCCCCCGCCGCCGGATTCCCTGTTCGGCGGGGTCACGGTGGACTTCGAAACCCTGCGCAATCACGGCCGGATTCCGCCCTCGGCCGACGTGCAGGCGCTCGGCGAGCCGGCGGCCGACGGGGCCCACGTGGATTCGACCGGGCGCTATGTGCCGCGCCGGTACAAACTGCGTTTCACGCCGGACATCGTCTACGGCGCGGCCGGCTACGATCCGCTCTACGGCGTGCAGGGCGTCACCCAGATGATGTTCAGCGACATGCTGGGCGACCACCGGTTCATGGTGGCCACGAACCTGCTGCTGGACCTGCGCAATTCGGACTACCTGATTTCCTACGACTATCTGCCGCGGCGCCTGGACTGGTCCACGTCGCTCTTCCACGTGTCCCGGCTGCTGGCCGATTTCGAGCGCACGAATCCCACCTACTACCGGTACCGGCAGTACGGCGCGCGCCTGGCCGTGCGGTTTCCGTTCGACAAATTCCATCGGCTGGATGCCGAAGTCGGTGTGGTGGGCGTCAGTCAGGCGGATATCACGGACGTGGCGCGCCCCACCCGGTCCCGGACCCTCCTCATTCCGCGCATTACCTTCACGCGGGACAACGCCGTGCCCGGATTCCTGTATCCGGTGGGCGGGTCCCGGTTCGCCATGGCGCTCTCGGGCAGTCCCGTGGCCCTGTCCAGCGACCGGATCCGGTTCGGCACCGTCCTGATGGATGCCCGGACGTACCTGTCGGCCGCCGGCAACCGGCTGGTCTGGGCGTTCCGCGTATCGGGCGCTGCTTCGTTCGGCCCGCATCCCCAGGTGTTCTACACGTCCGGCGTCCAGAACTGGATAAACCGGGATTTCGATGACGTGAACGGCTTCCCGATTTCGGATGTATCGGACTTCGTGTTTGCCACGCCCATGTCCCCGCTCCGCGGATTCGACATCAACGCAGCCAACGGATCGTACTTCGCGCTGGCCAACGCAGAATTCCGCTTTCCGCTGGCGGGCGACGTGGTGCTGTTTCCGCGCATTGAAGGGTTGGTTTTTGTGGATGCGGGCTCCGTCTGGGGGGGACGGACCACCACCGCAGCCCTGGATGACATCCTGGCCGGGACCGGCTTCGGTGTGCGAACCCTGTTCCTGGGATGGCCCGTCCGGCTCGACTTCGCCTGGCCCTTCGACGGCACCGAGTTCGGCGATCGGCGGACCTACATATCGGTCGGGTTGGATTTCTGA